The following are encoded together in the Bos taurus isolate L1 Dominette 01449 registration number 42190680 breed Hereford chromosome 17, ARS-UCD2.0, whole genome shotgun sequence genome:
- the LOC100295712 gene encoding tubulin alpha-3 chain isoform X1, whose protein sequence is MRECISIHVGQAGVQIGNACWELYCLEHGIQPDGQMPSDKTIGGGDDSFNTFFSETGAGKHVPRAVFVDLEPTVVDEVRTGTYRQLFHPEQLITGKEDAANNYARGHYTIGKEIVDLVLDRIRKLADLCTGLQGFLIFHSFGGGTGSGFASLLMERLSVDYGKKSKLEFAIYPAPQVSTAVVEPYNSILTTHTTLEHSDCAFMVDNEAIYDICRRNLDIERPTYTNLNRLIGQIVSSITASLRFDGALNVDLTEFQTNLVPYPRIHFPLATYAPVISAEKAYHEQLSVAEITNACFEPANQMVKCDPRHGKYMACCMLYRGDVVPKDVNAAIATIKTKRTIQFVDWCPTGFKVGINYQPPTVVPGGDLAKVQRAVCMLSNTTAIAEAWARLDHKFDLMYAKRAFVHWYVGEGMEEGEFSEAREDLAALEKDYEEVGVDSVEAEAEEGEEY, encoded by the exons CGCGAGTGCATCTCCATCCACGTGGGGCAGGCGGGCGTCCAGATCGGCAACGCCTGCTGGGAGCTGTACTGCCTGGAGCATGGCATTCAGCCCGACGGCCAGATGCCCAGCGACAAGACCATCGGCGGCGGGGATGACTCCTTCAACACGTTCTTCAGCGAGACGGGGGCCGGCAAGCACGTGCCCAGGGCCGTGTTCGTGGACCTGGAGCCCACCGTGGTCG ACGAGGTGCGCACGGGGACCTACAGGCAGCTCTTCCACCCGGAGCAGCTGATCACCGGGAAGGAAGACGCGGCCAACAACTATGCCCGTGGCCACTACACCATCGGCAAGGAGATCGTCGACCTGGTCCTGGACCGCATCCGCAAACTG GCGGACCTGTGCACGGGGCTGCAGGGCTTCCTCATCTTCCACAGCTTCGGGGGCGGCACCGGCTCGGGCTTCGCGTCGCTGCTCATGGAGCGGCTCTCGGTGGACTACGGCAAGAAGTCCAAGCTGGAGTTCGCCATCTACCCGGCGCCCCAGGTCTCCACGGCCGTGGTGGAGCCCTACAACTCCATCCTGACCACGCACACGACCCTGGAGCACTCGGACTGCGCCTTCATGGTGGACAACGAGGCCATCTACGACATCTGCCGGCGCAACCTGGACATCGAGCGGCCCACGTACACCAACCTCAACCGGCTCATCGGGCAGATCGTGTCCTCCATCACGGCCTCCCTGCGCTTCGACGGCGCCCTCAACGTGGACCTGACCGAGTTCCAGACCAACCTGGTACCCTACCCCCGCATCCACTTCCCCCTGGCCACGTACGCCCCGGTCATCTCGGCCGAGAAGGCCTACCACGAGCAGCTGTCCGTGGCCGAGATCACCAACGCCTGCTTCGAGCCGGCCAACCAGATGGTCAAGTGTGACCCTCGCCACGGCAAGTACATGGCCTGCTGCATGCTGTACCGGGGGGACGTGGTCCCCAAAGACGTCAACGCGGCCATCGCCACCATCAAGACCAAGCGCACCATCCAGTTTGTGGACTGGTGCCCGACCGGGTTCAAG GTGGGCATCAACTACCAGCCCCCCACGGTGGTCCCGGGGGGAGACCTGGCCAAGGTGCAGCGGGCCGTGTGCATGCTGAGCAACACCACGGCCATCGCCGAGGCCTGGGCCCGCCTGGACCACAAGTTCGACCTCATGTACGCCAAGCGCGCCTTCGTGCACTGGTACGTGGGGGAGGGCATGGAGGAGGGCGAGTTCTCGGAGGCCCGGGAAGACCTGGCGGCGCTGGAGAAGGATTACGAGGAGGTGGGCGTGGACTCGGTGGAGGCGGAGGCCGAGGAAGGGGAGGAGTACTGA
- the LOC100295712 gene encoding tubulin alpha-3 chain isoform X2 codes for MPSDKTIGGGDDSFNTFFSETGAGKHVPRAVFVDLEPTVVDEVRTGTYRQLFHPEQLITGKEDAANNYARGHYTIGKEIVDLVLDRIRKLADLCTGLQGFLIFHSFGGGTGSGFASLLMERLSVDYGKKSKLEFAIYPAPQVSTAVVEPYNSILTTHTTLEHSDCAFMVDNEAIYDICRRNLDIERPTYTNLNRLIGQIVSSITASLRFDGALNVDLTEFQTNLVPYPRIHFPLATYAPVISAEKAYHEQLSVAEITNACFEPANQMVKCDPRHGKYMACCMLYRGDVVPKDVNAAIATIKTKRTIQFVDWCPTGFKVGINYQPPTVVPGGDLAKVQRAVCMLSNTTAIAEAWARLDHKFDLMYAKRAFVHWYVGEGMEEGEFSEAREDLAALEKDYEEVGVDSVEAEAEEGEEY; via the exons ATGCCCAGCGACAAGACCATCGGCGGCGGGGATGACTCCTTCAACACGTTCTTCAGCGAGACGGGGGCCGGCAAGCACGTGCCCAGGGCCGTGTTCGTGGACCTGGAGCCCACCGTGGTCG ACGAGGTGCGCACGGGGACCTACAGGCAGCTCTTCCACCCGGAGCAGCTGATCACCGGGAAGGAAGACGCGGCCAACAACTATGCCCGTGGCCACTACACCATCGGCAAGGAGATCGTCGACCTGGTCCTGGACCGCATCCGCAAACTG GCGGACCTGTGCACGGGGCTGCAGGGCTTCCTCATCTTCCACAGCTTCGGGGGCGGCACCGGCTCGGGCTTCGCGTCGCTGCTCATGGAGCGGCTCTCGGTGGACTACGGCAAGAAGTCCAAGCTGGAGTTCGCCATCTACCCGGCGCCCCAGGTCTCCACGGCCGTGGTGGAGCCCTACAACTCCATCCTGACCACGCACACGACCCTGGAGCACTCGGACTGCGCCTTCATGGTGGACAACGAGGCCATCTACGACATCTGCCGGCGCAACCTGGACATCGAGCGGCCCACGTACACCAACCTCAACCGGCTCATCGGGCAGATCGTGTCCTCCATCACGGCCTCCCTGCGCTTCGACGGCGCCCTCAACGTGGACCTGACCGAGTTCCAGACCAACCTGGTACCCTACCCCCGCATCCACTTCCCCCTGGCCACGTACGCCCCGGTCATCTCGGCCGAGAAGGCCTACCACGAGCAGCTGTCCGTGGCCGAGATCACCAACGCCTGCTTCGAGCCGGCCAACCAGATGGTCAAGTGTGACCCTCGCCACGGCAAGTACATGGCCTGCTGCATGCTGTACCGGGGGGACGTGGTCCCCAAAGACGTCAACGCGGCCATCGCCACCATCAAGACCAAGCGCACCATCCAGTTTGTGGACTGGTGCCCGACCGGGTTCAAG GTGGGCATCAACTACCAGCCCCCCACGGTGGTCCCGGGGGGAGACCTGGCCAAGGTGCAGCGGGCCGTGTGCATGCTGAGCAACACCACGGCCATCGCCGAGGCCTGGGCCCGCCTGGACCACAAGTTCGACCTCATGTACGCCAAGCGCGCCTTCGTGCACTGGTACGTGGGGGAGGGCATGGAGGAGGGCGAGTTCTCGGAGGCCCGGGAAGACCTGGCGGCGCTGGAGAAGGATTACGAGGAGGTGGGCGTGGACTCGGTGGAGGCGGAGGCCGAGGAAGGGGAGGAGTACTGA
- the MZT2B gene encoding mitotic-spindle organizing protein 2 isoform X3, giving the protein MAAAGAGPGPGPGAPPGLEAALQKLALRRKKVLSAEEMELFELAQAAGGAMDPDVFKILVDLLKLNVAPLAVFQMLKSMCAGQRVASDSQDPTAAPLPTPSVPETREASFLSARSHSPPARPSFSCAPQPAASPVLLHGPAAAHSPLSPGPPGSLRFSCCLFSPFAGRNKGGGALGGGPALAERGGRDGPGQRMPRQPSASRLPKGGGPGRSPPRSGT; this is encoded by the exons ATGGCGGCCGCGGGCGCGGGGCCGGGCCCTGGGCCGGGGGCGCCCCCGGGGCTGGAGGCGGCCCTGCAGAAGCTGGCGCTGCGGCGGAAGAAGGTGCTGAGCGCCGAGGAGATGGAGCTGTTCGAGCTGGCGCAGGCTGCGGGCGGCGCCATGGACCCCGACGTGTTCAA GATCCTGGTGGACCTGCTGAAGCTGAACGTGGCGCCCCTCGCCGTcttccagatgctcaagtccaTGTGCGCTGGGCAGAGGGTGGCGAGCGACTCCCAGGATCCCACGGCCGCGCCCCTGCCCACGCCCAGCGTGCCTGAGACCCGAG AGGCCTCCTTTCTCTCTGCCCGGAGCCATAGCCCCCCTGCGAGGCCCTCCTTTTCCTGCGCCCCGCAGCCTGCGGCCTCTCCGGTTCTGCTCCACGGCCCAGCTGCCGCGCACTCGCCTCTCTCTCCGGGGCCCCCCGGTTCCCTCCGGTTCTCTTGCTGCCTGTTCTCTCCTTTTGCAG GGAGAAACAAAGGTGGTGGTGCCCTGGGCGGAGGCCCGGCGCTGGCAGAACGCGGCGGCCGGGACGGACCAGGCCAGAGGATGCCCCGCCAGCCCAGCGCCTCCAGGCTGCCCAAGGGGGGCGGGCCAGGGAGAAGCCCCCCGAGGAGCGGCACCTGA
- the MZT2B gene encoding mitotic-spindle organizing protein 2, protein MAAAGAGPGPGPGAPPGLEAALQKLALRRKKVLSAEEMELFELAQAAGGAMDPDVFKILVDLLKLNVAPLAVFQMLKSMCAGQRVASDSQDPTAAPLPTPSVPETRGRNKGGGALGGGPALAERGGRDGPGQRMPRQPSASRLPKGGGPGRSPPRSGT, encoded by the exons ATGGCGGCCGCGGGCGCGGGGCCGGGCCCTGGGCCGGGGGCGCCCCCGGGGCTGGAGGCGGCCCTGCAGAAGCTGGCGCTGCGGCGGAAGAAGGTGCTGAGCGCCGAGGAGATGGAGCTGTTCGAGCTGGCGCAGGCTGCGGGCGGCGCCATGGACCCCGACGTGTTCAA GATCCTGGTGGACCTGCTGAAGCTGAACGTGGCGCCCCTCGCCGTcttccagatgctcaagtccaTGTGCGCTGGGCAGAGGGTGGCGAGCGACTCCCAGGATCCCACGGCCGCGCCCCTGCCCACGCCCAGCGTGCCTGAGACCCGAG GGAGAAACAAAGGTGGTGGTGCCCTGGGCGGAGGCCCGGCGCTGGCAGAACGCGGCGGCCGGGACGGACCAGGCCAGAGGATGCCCCGCCAGCCCAGCGCCTCCAGGCTGCCCAAGGGGGGCGGGCCAGGGAGAAGCCCCCCGAGGAGCGGCACCTGA
- the MZT2B gene encoding mitotic-spindle organizing protein 2 isoform X1 yields the protein MAAAGAGPGPGPGAPPGLEAALQKLALRRKKVLSAEEMELFELAQAAGGAMDPDVFKILVDLLKLNVAPLAVFQMLKSMCAGQRVASDSQDPTAAPLPTPSVPETREASFLSARSHSPPARPSFSCAPQPAASPVLLHGPAAAHSPLSPGPPGSLRFSCCLFSPFAGCVYWFISGGWYCFHRNHHSLQKEQLWAAGARVGLSAPELAVWSISPWGPPCLVPEPGMWRLRPSLSAKSTAGQMRSSPAAPGLPGTSARGPLPRGVGRGLRGTCAACVVRWAFSGWSAALVKPLLGAPHAPAARWSRPPGPASLCSRWWGCSGLPTSSRSLSLIPGLGSWPTPQGALSPPRRKLWAFLVLVSTQHCGRARSGG from the exons ATGGCGGCCGCGGGCGCGGGGCCGGGCCCTGGGCCGGGGGCGCCCCCGGGGCTGGAGGCGGCCCTGCAGAAGCTGGCGCTGCGGCGGAAGAAGGTGCTGAGCGCCGAGGAGATGGAGCTGTTCGAGCTGGCGCAGGCTGCGGGCGGCGCCATGGACCCCGACGTGTTCAA GATCCTGGTGGACCTGCTGAAGCTGAACGTGGCGCCCCTCGCCGTcttccagatgctcaagtccaTGTGCGCTGGGCAGAGGGTGGCGAGCGACTCCCAGGATCCCACGGCCGCGCCCCTGCCCACGCCCAGCGTGCCTGAGACCCGAG AGGCCTCCTTTCTCTCTGCCCGGAGCCATAGCCCCCCTGCGAGGCCCTCCTTTTCCTGCGCCCCGCAGCCTGCGGCCTCTCCGGTTCTGCTCCACGGCCCAGCTGCCGCGCACTCGCCTCTCTCTCCGGGGCCCCCCGGTTCCCTCCGGTTCTCTTGCTGCCTGTTCTCTCCTTTTGCAGGTTGCGTTTATTGGTTTATTTCGGGGGGTTGGTACTGTTTCCACAGAAACCACCATAGCCTCCAGAAAGAGCAGCTCTGGGCTGCAGGGGCGCGTGTGGGGCTGTCAGCCCCTGAACTGGCTGTCTGGAGcatcagtccctggggtccccctTGCCTGGTTCCCGAGCCGGGGATGTGGCGACTCCGGCCCTCGCTCAGTGCCAAGAGCACAGCGGGGCAGATGCGCTCTTCTCCAGCTGCACCCGGCCTGCCGGGCACATCCGCGCGGGGACCGTTACCCAGAGGTGTGGGTCGAGGGTTAAGGGGCACGTGTGCAGCCTGCGTTGTGCGTTGGGCGTTCAGTGGCTGGTCTGCAGCACTGGTCAAGCCCCTGCTGGGTGCGCCCCACGCCCCCGCCGCCCGCTGGTCCCGGCCACCAGGCCCCGCCAGCCTGTGCAGCAGGTGGTGGGGCTGCAGTGGTCTCCCCACCTCATCCCGCAGCCTGTCACTGATACCTGGCCTCGGCAGCTGGCCGACTCCACAAGGGGCGCTCTCACCACCCAGGAGAAagctctgggctttcctggtttTAGTTTCCACTCAGCACTGCGGCAGAGCCCGTAGCGGGGGTTAG
- the MZT2B gene encoding mitotic-spindle organizing protein 2 isoform X2, translating to MAAAGAGPGPGPGAPPGLEAALQKLALRRKKVLSAEEMELFELAQAAGGAMDPDVFKILVDLLKLNVAPLAVFQMLKSMCAGQRVASDSQDPTAAPLPTPSVPETRGTLEMQLNLRAGSLARNFLRRGFRGREQLGPWLGAPGPWAPMSLS from the exons ATGGCGGCCGCGGGCGCGGGGCCGGGCCCTGGGCCGGGGGCGCCCCCGGGGCTGGAGGCGGCCCTGCAGAAGCTGGCGCTGCGGCGGAAGAAGGTGCTGAGCGCCGAGGAGATGGAGCTGTTCGAGCTGGCGCAGGCTGCGGGCGGCGCCATGGACCCCGACGTGTTCAA GATCCTGGTGGACCTGCTGAAGCTGAACGTGGCGCCCCTCGCCGTcttccagatgctcaagtccaTGTGCGCTGGGCAGAGGGTGGCGAGCGACTCCCAGGATCCCACGGCCGCGCCCCTGCCCACGCCCAGCGTGCCTGAGACCCGAG GCACACTTGAGATGCAGCTGAATCTCCGGGCCGGCTCCTTGGCCAGAAACTTTCTGAGAAGGGGCTTTCGGGGCAGAGAGCAGCTGGGCCCCTGGTTGGGAGCGCCAGGGCCCTGGGCGCCCATGTCCCTGTCCTGA